The following DNA comes from Musa acuminata AAA Group cultivar baxijiao chromosome BXJ1-4, Cavendish_Baxijiao_AAA, whole genome shotgun sequence.
CGGGCTCAATGAGACCCTTGGTGATCATGGCTCGGAGCAATCTGGTGTCGAGATCTCCACGAGTTATTGCGATTGTGTAGGTCACTTTCACTGATTTCACGCCACTGCCTCCGGCCACAAGTTGTACAGCTAGCCTACCAAGCTTCTCAGCTAAGACCACAAATGGTGTAAGCTCAGAAAGAACCTGGAAAGCGAGTGAAAATAATTACCATGTCAACTACCATAAACGGAGTGATAACAAGCGGTAGTTTCCTGTATCAGCATATACATTTGTTAAAAAGATTGTGTTACTGAGATCTTGATTTGCAACATATGTATTCAAGGTTTGAATTTTGGCATGCTGAACCTCACTATAGTTTGAGCAGCTAATGTCAAATGGTTTGACCCTTGCAAATTTAGATATGTTTCtgctctttccttggagatataagGTGCACAATGAATTAGATGAAGATAGAGAGGTGATCATACCTCAGCAGGAACCATTGGTGCATTTACTGAAGTAGATGCGAGCTCCCCCTTCAAAGCTCCAAGAACAGCTTCAGCTATTTCGATTGCCACTTCTTCCTGAATATTGATTCAGACATGAGAACCAAGAAAAGGAAAGCCTCTATGTCTCATTTACCTAAAGAATTCTAATTTTTTTAGAGTGAGAACATGAGCATATTAAACTCCATACCTGTGCTTCAACAGTGCTGGCACCAAGATGTGGTGTAGCTGTAACTTTTTCATGCAGAACCAGTTTATTGTCTGCAGATGGAGGTTCTTTTGTGAACACATCTAGAGCAGCCTGAATGAACCAGGGCAAATTTAGATATCAGCTTTCTACTACGTCCAGCACAAGAGTCAAATGGACAAAAGAATATAAAGGATCCTAGAGAAGAAGTATACCTGTGCGACCACTCCGGAATCCAATGCCTTTACTAAAGCTTCTTCATCTATCACACCACCACGTGCAACATTTATAATTCTAACTCCGTTTTTCATCTTTGCAAAAGCTTCATCATTAAGAATTTTAGAAGTGGAAGGAGTCAGAGGCATATGCAATGAGATAAAATCTGCCCTTGCGACAGCTTCATCAAACGTCACCAAATCCACCCCTACAGCATGAGCACGATCAGCAGCAGCATATGGATCATGTGCGATGACATGCAGCCCCAGTCCTTTGGCACGACGAGCAACTTCTGATCCAACTTTTCCAAACCCCAAAATTGCAAGCGTCTTACCAACAAGTGATACACCAACATATTTGTTACGTTCCCATTTTCCTGAAAGTAATAGAGCCGCAAATCCCATAAGCGAGTGGCTTTAAGGGGTGCTATCTCTTAATtcgaatctagtacagctggggcATTCAGGAATGATTCATATCCATGCGGGTTCAGCATCTATGAAATTATTGCAGGCTGGCAGCTACAAAAGTTGATTGACTAAGAATTTTTCATGCAACATAGAATAAGTTCAAAAATGTGAAATAAacagttacaaatattcatggtgCCTCTATAACACTATTCATGTTGTTTATTGGAAATAACCTAGGTCAAGTTGGTGCTTGATAAATTTGCAAAACCTAAGGGGAAAATTCTTTTCCAATATGATGAAAACCTAGTGACTAATAAGAAAGATAAGTAATATTTTCAGCGACAGAATTACCCCAAAGAAATCCAGTGATACAACAGATAACTGTGGTGGTGAGTCCTTTATTTTCCTTTCATCTCAACTAATATCTTCTTTTTGCTACCCCCGAATATTCAAAACATAGATAAAAATATTTTGCTTGCTCATCTATGCTTTCATCCTACACTACAATGAGCCCCTCAAATTAAGTAATAGGAAGTTACCACATGTCACTATTTGCCTCAGTTTGGCATCATGAATCTATCTCGATGGCTCACCATTAGTGAGAGAGGAATTTGGGGCAGCAGACAAGGAGAAATTGCTAAAAAAAAGACAAAACAAAAGCAAAGGCTAGCGTTGCCCTATAGAGGGTTGGGGATGGTAACTGTGGACCATCATCCGGTTCCTCATTTGAAATTGTGTCTGCGTACCCCTTGTCTAACAAATTGTGCAGAAAATCAAGACACTTTCCCCTTGTGCAGATTCAGTCAAGCTGACTCCTTTTGTGCAGCTGTGTGACAAAGAAGTGACACGGATTAGCAATATAAGACTAACCCCATGATAAGTAAAAAGATCTGTGATCCTATTAACTACCAATCAAGCCTTCCATCATTTGGAGACTTACTTGACTTGAGCACAGGAGGACCATGTTAGACCCATTTTCAACGACCCCTTCTTTCTTATAGGACAAGTTCTAGTACTCTTGGGTTGGAAGCTCCAACGCAAGAGCAGAGCCTTGGACCGTCGAATGCCAAGGATAAAGTGAACCTGACATGGAACTTGATCATAGCAGAAGAAGGGCCATGCTAGCTACTACCTCCACATCAACAAAACAATAAAATTCGACACCATCGGGCATGTTATCTATGTCACTAATGAGATGATTACTATGCAAAGAAACAAATTCGAGACAGCATATAGTGGATCATTCATTGCTTCTTCTTTAATAACAATGGGTAATCAAGGAGTAATAGAATCAAAGATTTAATAACAAAAGAGCTAATATTTGACACATGAATAACTTGACTTTTCTCACGATCTTGATTGCATAGTTAGGAAGAAAGAAGTACATTTACTGAATATAATGCATTGATGAGCTTTGAGAATATTTAGAAATAGATGAAAATGTTTATATACATTCGATATAATTTACTATTTTGACATGGACTTGATATGATGATTAATGTTGCCATGAACAAAATTATAATAAATCGACAAAAGACTTTCATCTGCAGGGACATAACTAGATGGTGCCAATAAGAAAAAAACTCCAATCACATGAAGATGACGACTGCAAGAAACAATTATGTAAACAACATGAATAATGCAATATGGTTTATGTGGAAGCCTTTTGGAAGAAAACCAATGTATCTCAGTAGCAGCCCAATAACATGATCAACATGTTCATAATACTAATGATGGATTTGGCTTCCATTTCTTGATGTTATATCTTGGTTTATTTTATCAATCCATAGTAGCATTTATTGGTAAAACTGTTTTTGAGACTTTTACATGGTATGCTATAGTACTAAACAAATTTTCGTGAGGAATGCATCATCATTTAGTTCCAACAAGAAAGATGAGTGACTCTTGATATCGCGACCATACGGTTCCGCGTCTTCCCCATCTGTCATGAAGTAAACTATCAAAGAGCGAGAAATAAGAATAGGTCTCATTTTGTAAGAGAAAGGATCAGACCAGATTTCATGGAGGCGTCCGATCGCGCGATGTTTCGGGCCATGGCGGTGAGCAGAGCGATCCCATGCTCGGCAGCGGCCACCGTGTTCGCGGTGGGCGCGTTGACAACGAGGCAGCCATGCTCAGTGGCGGCGGCGAGGTCCACATTGTCGATCCCGACCCCGGCGCGCCCGACGACCCTAAGCCTGCCGCCGGAGGCCTCGAAGACGTCGCGGCCGACCTTGGTGCCGCTCCGCACGATGAGAGCGTCGCAGAGCGCGATCTTGGCACGGAGCTCCTCGGGGGAGAGGTTGTACGCGCAGTCGACGTCCGCGAAGCCCTTGAGGAGGTCCAGCCCGCCTCGGCCGAGTTTCTCGGCGACCAGGACACGGGGCTTCGAGTTCGCCTCGCCGGGCTCCTCCGCCATCGCGACGAACCGcgggcggcggtggcggaggaagGGGGTGGCGGGGAGGCGGGAGTGGAGGAGGGGGCGGCGGGAGTGGAGGAGGGGGCggcgggagagggagaggggatcAGCAGGGGCGAAGATGGCTGCCATTTCAGGTAGGCCGAGAGAGACTTGGGACGATGGGGCTCGAAAGATGGAGTCGATGGAGCGTAACGGCTTCGAGTGCAACGCTGAGGGTTTTATACGGACATCGCATCGTCCATTTCGTGCTCAACTAATTTCTTAAAATGCTTTTAATTtcttaaaatgataaaaatacacTTTCATTTTTTCGGTCAAAATTACAATTTTTTGAATAAATTATAGTAATTATTGCTTCAATAGCATAAGTTATAATGCTTAAATTCTCATAAATCATAATTATTAatcttattatatttatatattatagttttataaaacaatttatttgaatttttttagtatttttttttcaaatgaagattaataatattttgatatattttaaaataaaggaTGACATGTCTTTATGTTTTATATAACCTTAAATttagatatataatttttaaataatactataatatttattttgtttATAAAAAAGAATGATAATAAAGAAATAGGCACTCTTAGTTATGATTTTTTGAATGGACTTACGGCACTataactttaataaaaatattatgattgagTTTTGATTAATTGAAATTCTCACTAACTACAAGTATCAAACTTGCTATAGGTCTTGAGGT
Coding sequences within:
- the LOC135645863 gene encoding D-3-phosphoglycerate dehydrogenase 1, chloroplastic-like; this encodes MAAIFAPADPLSLSRRPLLHSRRPLLHSRLPATPFLRHRRPRFVAMAEEPGEANSKPRVLVAEKLGRGGLDLLKGFADVDCAYNLSPEELRAKIALCDALIVRSGTKVGRDVFEASGGRLRVVGRAGVGIDNVDLAAATEHGCLVVNAPTANTVAAAEHGIALLTAMARNIARSDASMKSGKWERNKYVGVSLVGKTLAILGFGKVGSEVARRAKGLGLHVIAHDPYAAADRAHAVGVDLVTFDEAVARADFISLHMPLTPSTSKILNDEAFAKMKNGVRIINVARGGVIDEEALVKALDSGVVAQAALDVFTKEPPSADNKLVLHEKVTATPHLGASTVEAQEEVAIEIAEAVLGALKGELASTSVNAPMVPAEVLSELTPFVVLAEKLGRLAVQLVAGGSGVKSVKVTYTIAITRGDLDTRLLRAMITKGLIEPVSDVHVNIVNADFTAKQRGIRIAEERILLDGSPEDPIDSIQVHIANVESKFPTAASETGEITVEGRVKDGIPHLTKVGSFQVDASMEGSLILCRQVDQPGMIGTVGSILGEQNVNVSFMSVGRIAPRKHAVMAIGVDDEPTKEALKKIGDIPAIEEFVFLKL